The following are encoded in a window of Penicillium oxalicum strain HP7-1 chromosome II, whole genome shotgun sequence genomic DNA:
- a CDS encoding Transcription initiation factor IIB has translation MATTSPARKPEVAGVPFRKNLAAHVICSECKEVPPNLEFDSHQTTCGSCGLVLGDRGIDMGSEWRTFSNDDQNSDDPSRVGDASNPLLNGDQLETSIASGATGRSRDLYRAQNKQSNDKQNKALMQAYKEIGAMCEGFNIQKNVADTAKFLFKTVDDAKAFKGKSQDVLIAGCIFIACRKCKVPRSFSEIFAVTKVSRKEIGRIYKSLEKFFTQNDEARKAAVVASGGTPDNVVYETTTSTKPSDMCNRFCNLLRLGYPLPRVSVELSDRVTASGILAGRSPLSIVAACIYMASHLMGQGKSPKEISQIVHVSDGTIRGAYKHLYAARERLIDPSWIEKDKGDMSRLPAA, from the coding sequence atggcgacgACATCCCCCGCAAGAAAGCCTGAGGTGGCTGGAGTCCCCTTCAGAAAGAATCTTGCTGCGCACGTCATCTGCAGCGAGTGCAAGGAAGTGCCTCCCAACCTGGAGTTTGACTCCCACCAAACCACTTGCGGTAGCTGCGGCTTGGTTCTTGGAGACCGAGGTATCGACATGGGCTCCGAATGGCGCACCTTCTCGAATGATGATCAAAACTCCGACGACCCGTCACGTGTTGGTGATGCCAGCAACCCTTTGCTGAACGGAGATCAGCTGGAGACCTCCATCGCGAGCGGAGCCACCGGTCGGTCTCGCGACCTTTACCGTGCCCAGAACAAGCAGTCCAACGACAAGCAGAACAAGGCACTGATGCAGGCTTACAAGGAGATTGGCGCCATGTGTGAAGGCTTCAACATTCAGAAAAATGTGGCCGATACTGCCAAATTCTTGTTCAAGACCGTTGACGACGCCAAGGCCTTCAAGGGCAAGTCGCAAGATGTTTTGATTGCCGGGTGCATCTTCATCGCTTGCCGCAAGTGTAAAGTGCCCCGTTCCTTTTCCGAGATCTTTGCCGTCACCAAGGTCAGTCGAAAGGAAATTGGCCGCATCTACAAGTCCCTGGAGAAGTTCTTCACCCAGAACGATGAGGCTCGCAAGGCTGCCGTGGTTGCAAGTGGTGGCACTCCGGACAATGTGGTATATGAGACCACCACCTCGACCAAGCCCAGTGACATGTGCAACCGCTTCTGCAATCTGCTCCGTCTTGGATACCCTCTTCCTCGTGTATCGGTCGAGCTGTCAGACCGAGTCACCGCCTCTGGAATTCTGGCTGGACGTTCCCCACTGTCCATCGTGGCTGCATGCATCTACATGGCCTCTCACCTGATGGGACAAGGAAAGTCCCCCAAGGAGATCTCCCAGATTGTCCATGTCAGTGATGGTACCATCCGGGGTGCCTACAAGCACCTCTACGCCGCCCGTGAGCGTCTGATTGATCCCTCTTGGAttgagaaggacaagggcGACATGAGCCGACTGCCTGCGGCTTGA